CCTCTCTTTACAATTTCATATTTATGCTCATCCCAGATATGATGATCAAAGTTTTTAATCTTTCTTCCTAATCCCTTTGCCTCCTTTGGGTCATGTGCTTCAATGATAAGAGCTTCGATATCCTTATCATTAAATAGTCTTGCTTTTTCTGCCATCATATAATGCTCTGCCGTTTTATAAATAACTCCTCCTTCTTCAAATTCAGCCGGATACCACTGACTGAAACACGCCTTCGTGATCTGATCTTTGGCTGTATGACCCCAGAAAAATAAGAATTCCAACTCCTCTTTATTTTGAAACTTTTGGATGATATTTTGCAGATTATATTTCATGATTGCGTTATTATTACACAAATGTAAGAGAATACTTTATTTCCCTCCAAATTTATTTGCGTTAATTTTACACTAATATCTTTAAAACATTGATTTTCAATTACATTAATTTATTACTGTACATTTTTATTTTAAATAATCCATCGAATAGTTTTATAAAAAAACGGGCTAAAGCCCGTTTTTCATTTGATATGATGATCATTTGTTATTATGTATTTACTTAGAAATATATGGTTTATACTCCTATTTGATTTCAAAATAAAATCCTTGCTCCTCAAGTTCCTTATATTTCTCCTGATTAAAAGTAAATAGTTTTCCCGGTCTTCCGCTCCCTTCTTTTTTAAGGTTGTTGGTTTCATTGAGAAGACCATAGCTCATGATCTTTTTACGGAAATTTCTGCGGTCTATCTCCTGGCCAATGATTGTTTTATAGAGGTTTTCCAGATCAGAAAACGGAAATTCCTCATTAAGAAGATTGAAACCAATCGGCTGGTATTGAATTTTCGTACGAAGTCTTTTTAACGCAATATCCAGTATTCCTTTATGATCAAAAGCAAGCTTTGGAAGCTGATTAACACTGAACCATTGTGCGTCTTCGGCATCGGAATCTGCAAATAGTTCATAGTAAGAAGGGTTTACCAGGCCCAAATAAGCTATAGAAACTACTCTGTTCCTGGGATCCCTACCCACATTACCAAAAGTATAAAGTTGTTCCAGAAAATCGGGCTTTATGCCAGCCTCTTCATACAGTTCCCTTTTTACAGCATCATCAAGATTTTCATCATCAAGAACCAATCCGCCCGGTAATGCCCATCCTCCTTTGAAAGGATCAATTTTTCTTTTTATCAAAAGAACCTGAAGATCCTTCTTATCAAAGTATCCAAATATAACTGCATCTACTGCTACTTTAATATTCTGCATAATATAGTTTGCGTTGTGAATACACAAAGTTAATGTTTTGAATTAAAAACTCCACCGTTAAAAAGGCAAAAACCAACAAAATAAAATTTCTTACCTTTAAATTAAAATTATAACCAACTTAAAACTAAACATTTATGAAAAATCTAATGTTCATTGTAATCGCAGCTTTTCTATTGACGGCTTGCGAAAAAGGAAAACCCAATATGGGTAAGGAATCCACAGGATCTGATTCTGCAGCATGGAAACCTGTAGATTCTGCTACCGCTGTAAAGGCATGGACTGAATATGCTACTCCCGGAGAGATGCACAAAATGCTTGCTAAATCAGATGGGAAGTGGACCGGAGAAACGACTATGTGGATGGAAGAAGGAGGAAAACCTATCAAAAGTACATCTGAGTGTACCAATAAAATGATCTTTGGCGGACGCTATCAGGAGAGCGTACACACCGGTAATATGTGGGGAATGCCTTTTGAAGGAAGGAGCATTGTTGGATACGATAATGCGACTAAAAAATTTGTAAGTACATGGATGGATAATATGGGAACAGGAATAATGTATACTACAGGAGATTGGAACGCTTCAAAGAAATCAATTGAATTTAAAGGTAAAATGCCTGACATTGCAAGACCTGGAAAAGAATGCGATGTAAGGGAAGTTTTTACATTCGTGGATGATAACACTCAAATCATGGAAATGTATGGTCCCGGCTCCAAAACCGGTAAGGAAATGAAAACAATGGAAATAAAATTCACCCGTAAAAAATAGAAAATAAAAAAACCGCTTCCTCTGAAGCGGTTTTTTATGCTAATTGGTTTCTGATGCACTTGTTACCGGAACGCTGAAATTATTGTTTAAATAATTAACGTTGTAGACCTGCCCGCTCCATGTCTTCATTGTGGAGTTGAAAACATATATTTATGATCATACGTATCAGCAAACATTAACAACAGTAAAAAACACACCTCATTTTCAGTGATTTTCCTGATTCTACACCTTATTTTATTATAGAAATTTGATATAGTAAAAAGGTCCAGGCCGAAAACCTTTAAAAGTAGGCATAAAACAAACTAACATTATCATGAATGCAAAAAATTTATTAAGAGTACTTATTGTAATTATCGTCATTATTGGCGGAGTTATTATTATTGTAATAGGCAAAAAACCATTTCCTGAGCCTGAATGTATTGTATGTGGTACTAAACTGATAACCATGCTTGGTATCGTTGAAATTATTCTGGGATTAGGAGCGCTGGTCGTGCAGAGAAACCTGATTGATAAGCAGAGAAATCTATAAAAATAAAAAGACCGATATGATATCGGTCTTTTTTATATTAATCGTTTAGCTTTAATACCGCCATAAATGCAGATTGCGGTACTTCTACCCTACCAATCTGTTTCATCTTTTTCTTACCTTCCTTCTGTTTTTCCAAAAGCTTACGTTTTCTGGAAATATCTCCCCCGTAACACTTCGCTGTAACATCTTTTCTTAGAGCTTTAATGGTTTCCCTCGCGATAACCTTCGTTCCCAATGCCGCCTGAACCGCAATATCAAACTGCTGTCTAGGGATCAGTTCACGAAGTTTTTCACACATCTTCTTACCGATATGATAGGCATTACTATCGTGAATCAATGAAGAAAGGGCATCTACCATATCGCCATTGATCAGGATATCCATTTTTACAAGCTTGGAAGCTCTGAATCCGATCGGATGATAATCAAATGATGCATATCCTTTAGAAATGGATTTCAGTCTATCGTAGAAATCGAATACAACTTCTGCCAGAGGCATATTGAATATCAGCTCTACTCTTTCAGAAGTTAAATAACTTTGGTTAACGATCTCTCCTCTTTTCTCAATACATAAAGTCATTACCGATCCTACAAAATCAGATTTGGTAATAATAGAAGCTTTAATAAACGGTTCTTCCACTCTATCCATTGTAGATGGATCCATCATTTCAGACGGGTTATTAATCAAAATAGGAACATCCGGTTCTTTTTTAGTATATCCGAAATAAGAAACGTTCGGTACCGTAGTGATAACGTTCATATTGAATTCCCTGTCCAATCGCTCCTGAACAATTTCCATATGCAGCATTCCTAAGAAACCACATCGGAACCCAAAGCCCAGAGCAGCAGAACTTTCCGGTTCAAAAACTAAAGAAGCGTCGTTAAGCCTTAATTTCTCTAATGAAAATCTAAGCTCCTCAAAATCCTCAGAATCAATAGGATAAATCCCTGCAAATACCATCGGTTTAACTTCCTCAAATCCTTCAATCGGTCCACTTGCGGGTTTATCGAAAGAAGTGATGGTATCTCCTACTTTAACTTCTCTGGCATCTTTAATTCCAGAAACCAAATATCCTACATCTCCACATCCAATTGTCTTTTTAGGAACCTGCTTCAGCTTTAAAGTCCCTACTTCGTCAGCTCCATATTCTTTTCCAGTGGCAAAAAATTTTATTTTTTCATTTTTGGAAATACTTCCATTTACTACTTTAAAATAGGCTTCTATACCACGGAAAGGATTGTATACGGAATCGAAGATCAAAGCCTGAAGTGGCGCATCAGGATCTCCTACAGGAGCAGGAATTCTTTCCACAATCTGCTCAAGCAGATGGTGAACCCCTTCACCGGTTTTCCCGGAAACCCTTAATACATCTTCATATTCGCAACCAATTAAATTCATGATTTCATCAGTCACCTCTTCAGGATTGGCTGAAGGTAAATCGATTTTATTAAGAATAGGAATGATCGTCAGATCATTCTCCAATGCAAGATAAAGATTACTAATAGTCTGTGCCTGAATACTTTGAGCAGCATCTACAATAAGAAGCGCTCCTTCGCAGGCAGCAATTGATCTGGAAACCTCATAAGAGAAATCCACGTGTCCCGGGGTATCGATCAGATTTAAAATATATTTTTCCCCTTTATATTCATAATCCATCTGGATCGCGTGAGATTTAATCGTAATCCCACGTTCTTTCTCCAAATCCATATCATCCAGCGTCTGAGACTGTAATTCCCTCTGGGTAACTGTATTGGTATATTCCAATAAACGATCCGCCAAAGTACTTTTACCGTGGTCAATATGAGCGATTATGCAAAAATTTCGTATGTTTTTCATTTAAGAACCTTGTAATTTGCAAAGATAAAAAAAAGCAAGACAATTCATTGCTGTTAATTTTAATCAGTGAAATTAATTTATAATTCCGAAGGAAAATCGTATTCTCCCGTTAAAGGATCAATATAGATTTCAAACTTATCCCCTTTTTTCATTTTCTTTTGTTCTGCTCCCTGTTGAATTGCATCAGCAACACCTCCAATTAAACCAAACATTCCTAATGTATTATTAGAAGCTGCAGGAAAAAGATATCCTCTGTTGCTTACCACATAAAATCCTTTTTCATTTCTATTTAAATCCAGAAAGCCTGACAATCCCTTTTTATAAGCCTTTCCGTTTTCCACGTAAGCAAACATTTTGTAGGCAGGGATCTTATTCTTTTTACCATTTTCCTCTTTGAGTGCTTTTGTCACCTCCCCTTTTTCATTCCTTTCAAGTAGATAATTTCCGGGCTCGGGAGTCTGGTTAAAGAATGAAACGTGATCCAAATAAATCCCATCCTTTAACTGATCGCTCTTATATACTGCATAATTGTTCCTGACAAATGATTCATAATCAGAAAGCTCGTTGATAGATACAGCATTTCCAAAAGGTCTCTTTCTGTATGTTCTCATGAATAAATCAAAAAAAACATTAGGAACATTCTTAACTAAAAGTTCTGCAATTTCCTTATTATTGAATGTAACTACAGTATCTTTTTTATATAGGAAACGATATTGATCCCCTTCCTTTGAAAAAGTCTGGGCTGAAAAATCAATGCTCCCGCTTGTATTTTTTCCAATTGTTTCTCCAACACTTAATTTAAGCTTTTTTAAAATCAGAACCAGGTCTGCACTTCCTCCCTCATCATTTCCTTTTTTATACCAGTTTCCTAAATCATTTCCCGGGCTTGTAAGGAAAACAACTTCCTTCTCTTCTTTTTGATTTCCAAAAGGAAGAATTCCTATTTTTTTGTCTTCTCTTTGATCAATAACCGTTAAAGTCTTATAAGTTTCTTTTCCGTAATTTGGAATACTCCCTTTGAATTTGATGTATTCTTTTCCCTGAGATAATACGGTGATTGCAATAAAAAGGCTTGCAGTCTGAAGTAATTTCTTCATCTTTTTTATATTTTTTGCAAAAGTAAAGATTAGTTTTAAACCAACTACACCAAACAAAAAACATTCATAAAAGTTATTAATCTCTATATTATTTTAAATCTTATTTTGAAAAAATGTAGTCTCCCGTAACGATAATTGTTCTTACAATGCTTCCCACAAAATATCATTTCAAACATAAAATCAAACGACTCTTACAAAAAGATTCGTAAGAGTCGTCCAACATTAAAAAAATAAACTATTATGGGTTTTGTTTCGGCGTTCCCGAATTGTTATGATCGTGAGGCTTTCTGTCATTCATCTTATCTCTCATCCTCCACTCCGATTGAAACAATTTCAGTACTTTCTGACAGGGAACTACCCGCTGCATTTTCTCAGCATATTTTTTTCTATTATCCAGTAATTTTTGTCCCAGCTCAAAGCTTTGCTGTAGCTTGACTTTGGCTTCTTCATCAGACATTTTATCAGGATCAAAATCAGGATTAAACTGGCTTTTTATTTGTTTCTGATTATCTATGTATTCATTATAAATAGCCGTAAATTCTGCTTTATCTTTCTCATCTACATTCAGATTGTCCAGCATCATATTATCTCTGAATTTTTTCAAAAGATCTTTTCTCTCTTCCGGAGAAAGGTTATTGATGATCTCCTTTCTTTGTTTAGGGTCCATCTTTTTCCAGTCATAATCCGTCCTTTGAGCATGTAAACAAAAGCCGTAAATAATAAAAAGGGTAAATAATATCTTTTTCATCTCTTCTTTTAATTATATAAATCTAAATAAACGTCTTCTGTTGAATTCTTGGCTAGTTCTGCAATCTCAGAATTAGAAAATGAATCCAGATATTCGTTCATTTTAGTTTCAGTCTGCTTTGAAACAGCGACTCCGTTCTGGGGTTTTGAAACTGTTTCTGCTTCAGTATCCTGAGAATCGTCTATCTCTGCACTTTTCTTGTTTTGAACTATTTGATCCGTGCTTTCCACAGAAATTAAATCAGATTTCAAAGTTTCGTAGGCAAGCTCGCTTTCACTCTTTGGAGCCTGGTCATTCTTTGCATAACTTACTTCAGAAATACCAGAATCTTTTATTGTATTTTGATCGGAATTGAAAACAAAAATACTTCCAAAGATCAAAGCTAATGACGCAGCAACCGCATACATCCAATTTAATTTAAATATGGGTGCTTTTTTATTTGCCTTCACGTCATTCATCACTCTTTCCTGGATCATATTAAACATATCATCAGGAGCTTTGTAAATGTTTTTACGTTCTAATTTCTCTATATCGAACTCTTTCATCTTATTATGTTAATCAAAAATTATTCTCGTAATTTTCTTTAATATATTCTTCTATCTTTTGTTTGGCATAATGATAATTTGTTTTTAAGGTTCCTACGGACATATCAACAATCTTTGATATCTCTTCGTAAGGCAAATCATCATAATACCGCATCATAAATACGAGTTTCTGTTTTTCAGGCAGACTCTGTATAGCATTCTGTAATAAAACCTGTATTTCATCGGCATCTTTTTCAGCATTATCCGCTACAAGATTTTGCATATGATACTCAGCATCTTCATCAGTTTTCTGCATTTTTTTCATTTTATTAACTTGCTGTAATGCTTCGTTGGTAGCTATCCTGTACAACCAAGTATACAGCTGGCTATCATTTTTGAACTGATGAAAATTCTGATAGGCTTTTATAAAAGTATCCTGCAACGTATCCTGAGCAAGATCTCCGTCTACAATAATTCTTCGTATATGCCAATATAATCTACTTTGATAAGCATCCATCAAGGCACGAACTCCTTTATCCTGAGTTCGGGGATTTTGCATCAGCGTAATAATTTCCGCGTCCTTAATCTTCATAGATGCTTTCACTGTTTTGGATTACAAAAATATCTAAAAGTTAAATACTTTGTTCAATTTTCAGTCCAAAACTCATAAAATATTATCTTTGTTATATGCAAATTGTAATTATAGGTTCCGGAAATGTCGCATACCATCTGGCAAAAGCCTTTGTTCTGAATAACATTCCGTTAGCTCAGATTTTTGGACGAAATGAAAAGGATTTGGAAAAAATAGCTGCGGAGTTACATATTCCTTATTCTACGGAAAAGCTGGAAGATGCCGATTTATATATTATCTGTGTAAGTGATAACTCTGTACAGAATGTTTCAGCAATGATCACTAAAAAAGATTCACTTGTTGCTCATACTTCAGGCTCGCTTCCTAAGGAGATTTTAGCAGGGGAGTACAGGAAAGCAAGTTTTTATCCTTTACAGACATTTTCCAAATCTAAAGATCTCACCTACAAGAAAATCCCTT
The sequence above is drawn from the Chryseobacterium daecheongense genome and encodes:
- a CDS encoding NADAR family protein, yielding MKYNLQNIIQKFQNKEELEFLFFWGHTAKDQITKACFSQWYPAEFEEGGVIYKTAEHYMMAEKARLFNDKDIEALIIEAHDPKEAKGLGRKIKNFDHHIWDEHKYEIVKRGNFFKFSQNAELKKFLLSTDDKLIIEASPYDKIWGIGMLESDPEAKNPLHWRGENLLGFALMEVRDDLKE
- a CDS encoding NUDIX domain-containing protein; translation: MQNIKVAVDAVIFGYFDKKDLQVLLIKRKIDPFKGGWALPGGLVLDDENLDDAVKRELYEEAGIKPDFLEQLYTFGNVGRDPRNRVVSIAYLGLVNPSYYELFADSDAEDAQWFSVNQLPKLAFDHKGILDIALKRLRTKIQYQPIGFNLLNEEFPFSDLENLYKTIIGQEIDRRNFRKKIMSYGLLNETNNLKKEGSGRPGKLFTFNQEKYKELEEQGFYFEIK
- a CDS encoding DUF1579 domain-containing protein; the encoded protein is MKNLMFIVIAAFLLTACEKGKPNMGKESTGSDSAAWKPVDSATAVKAWTEYATPGEMHKMLAKSDGKWTGETTMWMEEGGKPIKSTSECTNKMIFGGRYQESVHTGNMWGMPFEGRSIVGYDNATKKFVSTWMDNMGTGIMYTTGDWNASKKSIEFKGKMPDIARPGKECDVREVFTFVDDNTQIMEMYGPGSKTGKEMKTMEIKFTRKK
- the lepA gene encoding translation elongation factor 4; protein product: MKNIRNFCIIAHIDHGKSTLADRLLEYTNTVTQRELQSQTLDDMDLEKERGITIKSHAIQMDYEYKGEKYILNLIDTPGHVDFSYEVSRSIAACEGALLIVDAAQSIQAQTISNLYLALENDLTIIPILNKIDLPSANPEEVTDEIMNLIGCEYEDVLRVSGKTGEGVHHLLEQIVERIPAPVGDPDAPLQALIFDSVYNPFRGIEAYFKVVNGSISKNEKIKFFATGKEYGADEVGTLKLKQVPKKTIGCGDVGYLVSGIKDAREVKVGDTITSFDKPASGPIEGFEEVKPMVFAGIYPIDSEDFEELRFSLEKLRLNDASLVFEPESSAALGFGFRCGFLGMLHMEIVQERLDREFNMNVITTVPNVSYFGYTKKEPDVPILINNPSEMMDPSTMDRVEEPFIKASIITKSDFVGSVMTLCIEKRGEIVNQSYLTSERVELIFNMPLAEVVFDFYDRLKSISKGYASFDYHPIGFRASKLVKMDILINGDMVDALSSLIHDSNAYHIGKKMCEKLRELIPRQQFDIAVQAALGTKVIARETIKALRKDVTAKCYGGDISRKRKLLEKQKEGKKKMKQIGRVEVPQSAFMAVLKLND
- a CDS encoding sigma-70 family RNA polymerase sigma factor, whose product is MKIKDAEIITLMQNPRTQDKGVRALMDAYQSRLYWHIRRIIVDGDLAQDTLQDTFIKAYQNFHQFKNDSQLYTWLYRIATNEALQQVNKMKKMQKTDEDAEYHMQNLVADNAEKDADEIQVLLQNAIQSLPEKQKLVFMMRYYDDLPYEEISKIVDMSVGTLKTNYHYAKQKIEEYIKENYENNF